The following proteins are encoded in a genomic region of Salvelinus namaycush isolate Seneca chromosome 12, SaNama_1.0, whole genome shotgun sequence:
- the LOC120056860 gene encoding stanniocalcin-2-like: MEMLLTFSLALFLIAFQQLLATDPIEFHEIPQDIHLNQQKRRLSLQNTAEIQHCLVNAGDVGCGMFECFNNNSCEIQGLHDICMTFLHNAGKFDSQGKSFIKDALKCMAHGLRHRFSCVSRKCLAVNEMVFQLQRECYVKHNLCSAVRENVNVMVEMIHFQDLFPKGPHVELVNILLGCGEEVRTAIARRVRMQCEQNWGALCGSLSLCSLGRSDDPQHITIPSATLQGRSTLPPAGQLSLPNTEQDQPRTDQQGDEGSLHPSESRS; encoded by the exons ATGGAGATGCTACTTACATTTTCTTTAGCGCTCTTTTTAATAGCGTTTCAGCAATTATTGGCGACAGATCCAATCGAATTTCACGAAATCCCTCAAGACATACATTTGAACCAGCAGAAAAGACGACTCTCACTGCAAAACACAG CGGAGATCCAGCACTGTCTGGTGAATGCTGGGGATGTGGGCTGTGGCATGTTCGAATGCTTCAACAACAACTCGTGTGAAATCCAAGGCCTACATGACATCTGTATGACATTTCTGCACAATGCCGGCAAGTTTGACTCCCAG GGGAAGTCCTTCATCAAGGATGCCCTGAAGTGCATGGCCCACGGCCTGAGGCACCGGTTCAGCTGTGTGAGCAGGAAGTGCCTGGCGGTTAACGAGATGGTGTTCCAGCTGCAGCGAGAGTGCTACGTCAAACACAACCTTTGTTCTGCTGTCAGGGAGAACGTCAACGTCATGGTGGAGATGATCCACTTCCAGGACCTCTTCCCCAAAGG GCCTCATGTGGAGCTGGTGAACATCCTGCTGGGCTGTGGCGAGGAGGTGAGGACGGCCATAGCACGGAGAGTGAGGAtgcagtgtgagcagaactggGGGGCCCTGTGTGGCAGCCTGAGCCTGTGCTCCCTGGGCCGCTCAGATGACCCCCAACACATCACCATCCCTTCCGCCACTCTGCAGGGCAGGAGcacactgccccctgctggccAGCTCTCCCTCCCCAACACCGAACAGGACCAACCAAGAACAGACCAGCAAGGAGACGAGGGGAGCCTTCACCCCTCAGAGTCTCGGTCATAA